A single Tenacibaculum sp. Bg11-29 DNA region contains:
- a CDS encoding acyl transferase — protein MEDTIFNIQNTEEFTQAALHVFKHQFTNNKVYRSFCDLLYIHPSDVKTIEQIPFLPIQFFKTKEILSSTDKIKETFSSSGTTGSTTSKHHVTDLSWYETSYLKGFDYFYGNIQEYVVLALLPNYLDRKGSSLVYMVDDLIKKSKQSESGFYLNNLDELAKKLIELDKKGQKILLIGVSFALLDLIEQQKFNLKNTIIMETGGMKGRRKELIRNELHQILGEGFGVQKIHSEYGMTELLSQGYSKGNGVFNCPPWMKILTRDTEDALTILPKEKSGGINVIDLANYNSCSFIATQDLGKVYTNNSFEVIGRFDNSDIRGCNLMVL, from the coding sequence ATGGAAGACACTATTTTTAATATTCAAAATACAGAAGAATTTACCCAAGCAGCTTTACATGTTTTTAAACATCAGTTTACAAACAATAAAGTGTACCGTTCTTTTTGTGATTTGTTATATATTCATCCATCAGATGTAAAAACAATTGAGCAAATTCCTTTTTTACCAATTCAGTTTTTTAAAACAAAAGAGATACTTTCATCTACTGATAAAATTAAAGAAACGTTTTCTAGTTCTGGGACTACCGGAAGTACAACCAGTAAACATCATGTTACCGATTTATCGTGGTATGAGACTAGTTATTTAAAAGGTTTTGATTATTTCTACGGAAACATACAAGAATATGTAGTTTTAGCTTTGTTACCAAATTATTTAGACCGTAAAGGATCTTCATTGGTATATATGGTTGATGATTTAATTAAAAAATCTAAACAATCTGAAAGTGGTTTTTACCTCAATAATTTAGATGAATTAGCCAAAAAACTCATCGAATTAGATAAAAAAGGTCAAAAAATATTACTTATTGGCGTTTCTTTTGCTTTATTAGATTTAATTGAACAGCAAAAATTTAACCTTAAAAACACCATTATTATGGAAACAGGTGGAATGAAAGGGAGAAGAAAAGAGCTTATAAGAAACGAATTACATCAAATTTTAGGAGAAGGATTTGGTGTTCAAAAAATTCACTCAGAATATGGAATGACCGAATTGCTAAGTCAAGGTTATTCTAAAGGAAACGGCGTTTTTAATTGTCCGCCTTGGATGAAAATTTTAACCCGAGATACTGAAGATGCACTAACAATTTTACCAAAAGAAAAATCAGGTGGAATTAATGTTATCGACTTAGCTAATTATAATTCTTGTAGTTTTATTGCAACCCAAGATTTAGGAAAAGTATACACAAATAATAGCTTTGAAGTTATTGGTCGCTTTGATAATTCTGATATTCGTGGATGTAATTTAATGGTTTTATAA
- a CDS encoding lipocalin family protein: MRKIIILIFIIALVSCEKNNEIIENPDNLLIGSWTDVSYKDGKTSFSRSSSLPENDYGVSFKTNGDYKEKTSGWCGTPPLSYFNIEGSYQLENNFITITKGNNSYKWRVISITETTLVIKRELTTQEIAHKKLMNLFNEIEEMSNKETCSNSLDWSFAGYGAKACGGFKGYITYSKNIDTVLFLKKITAYTKAENEFNKEFGIVSDCSIIKKPISVVCENNYPTLKY, translated from the coding sequence ATGAGAAAAATAATCATTTTAATTTTTATAATAGCATTAGTTTCTTGCGAAAAAAACAATGAAATCATTGAAAATCCAGATAACTTATTAATTGGTAGCTGGACTGATGTAAGTTATAAAGATGGTAAAACATCATTTTCTAGAAGCAGCTCTTTACCTGAGAACGATTACGGGGTTTCATTTAAAACAAATGGAGATTATAAAGAAAAAACTTCTGGTTGGTGTGGCACACCTCCATTATCATATTTTAATATAGAAGGGAGTTATCAATTAGAAAATAACTTTATTACTATTACTAAAGGGAATAATAGTTATAAATGGAGGGTTATTTCTATAACAGAAACAACTTTAGTTATTAAGAGAGAATTAACAACGCAAGAAATTGCACATAAAAAACTAATGAATCTTTTTAATGAAATTGAAGAGATGTCTAATAAAGAAACTTGTTCGAATTCACTTGATTGGAGTTTTGCTGGATATGGCGCAAAAGCATGTGGTGGTTTTAAAGGTTACATAACTTATTCAAAAAACATAGATACTGTATTATTTTTAAAAAAAATAACAGCTTATACAAAAGCAGAAAATGAGTTTAACAAAGAATTTGGTATTGTTTCAGATTGTAGCATTATTAAAAAACCAATTTCAGTAGTATGTGAAAATAATTATCCAACTCTTAAATATTAA
- a CDS encoding RNA polymerase sigma factor, with translation MAAQSEVYQLFADKLFPLCLKYSRNYQDAEDTLQDSFLTIFSKIKQYKNKGSFEGWLKRIAINTALQKYREKAPLEIVKEVPENDEIEEVYLENEIFSIDVLLSFIQQLPDRYRLIFNLYVLDNYSHKEISNLLKISENTSKSNLSRGRKILKNKLEIHQQKEQKA, from the coding sequence TTGGCAGCACAATCTGAAGTTTATCAGCTATTTGCTGATAAACTTTTTCCGCTTTGTCTTAAGTATTCTAGAAATTATCAAGACGCGGAAGATACTTTACAAGATAGTTTTTTAACGATTTTTAGTAAAATAAAACAATATAAAAATAAAGGCTCTTTTGAAGGTTGGTTAAAACGTATTGCTATTAATACAGCACTTCAAAAATATAGAGAAAAAGCACCTTTAGAAATTGTAAAAGAAGTACCTGAAAACGACGAAATTGAAGAAGTTTATTTAGAAAATGAAATATTTAGTATTGATGTTCTATTATCTTTTATTCAACAATTACCAGACAGGTATCGTTTAATTTTTAATCTATATGTATTAGATAATTATTCTCATAAAGAAATTTCAAATCTTTTAAAAATTTCAGAGAACACATCTAAATCTAATTTATCTAGAGGTAGAAAAATTTTAAAAAACAAATTAGAAATTCATCAACAAAAAGAACAAAAAGCATAA
- a CDS encoding outer membrane beta-barrel protein, producing MENRDIDRLFTEKLKNLEVIPPKRVWNNIESDLKKRKRRVLPMWWFSGGISAVLVLGILLFSFPNNSVNKNNNTPIIIANPEINIPDLSPTKTKDPFNKKQPEIIVTKATKVSKEKKNVRKEKTKETLFLIADKPQQNGSNKTKNKIVKGIREKKYVTNNNTKENIEIINSKIEIAQKDVLIKTKKPSDLAENPVLIDKNKAKKKYLKKDILVVMNNSKKEEKKSNKKLWKISPVVAVLNSNSFSNASPINKNLGNSTRGNNSYSYGIQVGYQLDNKWTIQSGIHLQEMQFSNSQITINTTSSSSSTIALNSGDTYSLEDSSLENLSLNTVRQNANLSQVYGYIEIPVEIKYNVLENRNFKTELVAGFSSLFLNKNSINLKANNFTKIGKANNLNNINFSGNVGVNFNYQFDKKWSLNLNPMFKSQLNTFNKNQNGFKPYFVGIYTGINYKF from the coding sequence ATGGAAAATAGAGATATAGATAGATTATTTACTGAAAAATTAAAAAATTTAGAGGTAATTCCACCAAAAAGAGTTTGGAATAATATTGAGTCTGACTTAAAAAAAAGAAAACGAAGAGTATTACCAATGTGGTGGTTTTCTGGAGGAATATCTGCTGTTTTAGTTTTAGGAATTTTATTATTTTCTTTTCCTAATAACTCTGTAAATAAGAATAATAATACACCAATTATTATTGCAAACCCAGAAATAAATATTCCAGATTTAAGCCCCACAAAAACTAAAGATCCTTTTAATAAAAAGCAACCAGAAATAATAGTAACAAAAGCAACAAAGGTTTCTAAAGAAAAGAAAAACGTACGAAAAGAAAAGACAAAAGAAACCTTATTTTTAATAGCAGATAAACCCCAACAGAATGGATCAAATAAAACTAAAAATAAAATAGTAAAAGGTATCCGAGAAAAAAAATATGTAACAAATAATAATACAAAAGAGAATATAGAAATTATTAATTCTAAAATTGAAATTGCTCAAAAGGATGTTTTAATAAAAACAAAAAAGCCTTCTGATTTAGCTGAAAATCCAGTTTTAATTGATAAGAATAAAGCTAAAAAGAAATATCTTAAGAAAGATATTTTAGTTGTTATGAATAATAGTAAGAAAGAAGAAAAAAAGAGCAATAAAAAACTATGGAAAATTTCACCAGTTGTAGCTGTTTTAAATTCTAATTCTTTTTCTAATGCTTCTCCAATTAATAAAAATTTAGGAAACTCTACAAGAGGAAATAATTCTTATTCTTATGGTATACAAGTTGGTTATCAGTTAGATAATAAATGGACAATTCAATCTGGTATTCATTTACAAGAAATGCAGTTTTCTAATAGTCAAATTACTATAAATACAACAAGTTCTAGTAGTTCTACTATTGCACTTAATTCAGGAGACACTTACTCTCTAGAAGATTCTTCTTTAGAGAATTTGTCATTAAATACAGTAAGACAAAATGCCAATTTATCTCAAGTATATGGCTACATAGAAATTCCGGTAGAAATAAAATATAATGTATTAGAAAACAGAAACTTTAAAACAGAATTAGTTGCAGGTTTTAGTTCACTTTTTTTAAATAAAAACTCAATAAATTTAAAAGCGAATAACTTTACTAAAATTGGAAAAGCAAATAATTTAAATAATATTAATTTTAGTGGAAATGTAGGGGTTAATTTTAATTATCAATTTGATAAGAAGTGGTCTTTAAATTTAAACCCAATGTTTAAAAGTCAATTAAATACATTTAATAAAAACCAAAATGGATTTAAACCATATTTTGTAGGTATTTATACAGGTATTAACTATAAGTTTTAA
- a CDS encoding isoaspartyl peptidase/L-asparaginase family protein: MRGILFITSILLISLGCKTEEISIKKEGTKKVNDFAIIIHGGAGTILKKNMSDEKETAYKTKLKEAIKTGYVILKDGGTSQEAVMRTIQIMEESPLFNAGKGAVFTHEETNELDASFMDGKTLNAGAVAGVKSVKSPIELAIKIMTDSDHVMLSGKGAASFAEEKGLEIVDPSYFYTEKRFKSLQRIKDKNKTALDHDDKKAAFYDTDIKNAKFGTVGCVALDKNGNISAGTSTGGMTNKRWGRIGDSPVIGSGTYANNKTCGVSSTGWGEYFIRGQVAYDISAQMEYQQKTLKNATKDVIQNKLTALGGTGGVVALDKNGNMSFEFNTAGMYRASMNDKGDLVVKIYKE; encoded by the coding sequence ATGAGGGGAATACTATTTATTACTTCTATTTTATTAATTTCTTTAGGATGCAAAACAGAAGAGATATCAATAAAAAAAGAAGGTACTAAGAAGGTAAACGATTTTGCTATTATAATTCATGGTGGTGCGGGAACTATTTTAAAGAAAAACATGTCTGATGAAAAAGAAACTGCATACAAGACCAAACTAAAAGAGGCTATAAAAACAGGTTATGTTATTCTTAAAGATGGAGGAACAAGTCAGGAAGCAGTAATGAGAACTATTCAAATTATGGAAGAGTCTCCACTATTTAACGCTGGTAAAGGAGCTGTTTTTACACATGAAGAAACGAACGAATTAGATGCTTCTTTTATGGATGGAAAAACTTTAAATGCTGGTGCTGTTGCAGGAGTGAAGAGCGTAAAAAGCCCAATAGAATTAGCAATAAAAATTATGACCGATTCAGATCATGTTATGCTTTCTGGAAAAGGTGCTGCAAGTTTTGCAGAAGAAAAAGGGTTAGAAATTGTTGATCCCAGTTACTTTTATACAGAAAAACGTTTTAAATCTCTTCAGAGAATAAAAGATAAAAATAAAACAGCATTAGATCACGACGATAAAAAGGCAGCTTTTTATGATACTGATATTAAAAATGCAAAATTCGGAACAGTGGGTTGTGTAGCTTTAGATAAAAACGGAAACATTTCTGCTGGAACTTCTACTGGTGGAATGACAAATAAACGTTGGGGCAGAATTGGTGATTCACCTGTTATTGGTTCTGGTACTTATGCAAACAATAAAACTTGTGGTGTTTCTTCTACTGGTTGGGGTGAGTATTTTATTAGGGGACAAGTAGCTTATGATATTTCTGCACAAATGGAATATCAACAAAAAACATTAAAAAACGCAACAAAAGATGTTATTCAAAACAAACTTACTGCGCTTGGTGGTACTGGTGGTGTTGTGGCTTTAGATAAAAACGGAAACATGTCTTTTGAGTTTAATACCGCAGGAATGTACAGAGCATCAATGAATGACAAAGGAGACTTGGTTGTAAAGATTTATAAAGAGTAA
- a CDS encoding aldehyde dehydrogenase family protein: MADFGIKEALAQLGVKDINDGTSTGSNNFSNGELIESYSPVDGKLIGKVKATTREDYDKVMDTATKAFLSFRDMPAPQRGEIVRQFGNKLRDLKEPLGKLVSYEMGKSLQEGYGEVQEMIDICDFAVGLSRQLNGQTIPSERPGHVMREQWHPIGVVGIISAFNFPVAVWAWNTALAWICGDVCVWKGSEKAPLCSIACQNIIADVLKQNNLPEGISSIINGDYKVGEMMTTDTRVPLVSATGSTRMGRIVGATVAGRFGKSLLELGGNNAIIITPTADLKVVVPGAVFGAVGTCGQRCTSTRRLIIHESVYDKVRDAIVGAYGQLTIGNPLDETNHIGPLIDHDSVNTYLAAIEKAKAEGGNVLVEGGVLTGKGYESGCYVKPAIIEAENHFEIVQHETFAPILYLMKYSGEVENAIEKQNGVAQGLSSAIMTNELKEAEKFLSYAGSDCGIANVNIGTSGAEIGGAFGGEKETGGGRESGSDAWKVYMRRQTNTVNYSDELPLAQGIKFDL, from the coding sequence ATGGCAGATTTTGGAATTAAAGAAGCTTTAGCTCAATTAGGAGTAAAAGATATAAATGATGGAACTTCTACAGGTTCTAACAATTTTTCTAATGGAGAACTTATCGAAAGTTACTCTCCTGTTGATGGAAAGTTAATAGGAAAAGTAAAAGCAACTACAAGAGAAGATTATGATAAGGTAATGGATACGGCAACTAAAGCTTTTTTAAGTTTTAGAGATATGCCAGCTCCACAAAGAGGAGAAATTGTTCGTCAGTTTGGTAATAAGTTAAGAGATTTAAAAGAGCCATTAGGAAAGTTAGTTTCTTATGAAATGGGTAAATCTTTACAAGAAGGTTACGGAGAAGTTCAAGAAATGATTGATATCTGTGATTTTGCTGTTGGATTATCAAGACAATTAAATGGTCAAACAATTCCATCTGAGCGTCCAGGACACGTAATGAGAGAGCAATGGCACCCAATTGGTGTTGTTGGTATTATATCTGCATTTAACTTTCCTGTTGCTGTTTGGGCTTGGAATACAGCTCTAGCTTGGATTTGTGGTGATGTATGTGTTTGGAAAGGTTCTGAAAAAGCACCTTTATGTTCTATTGCTTGTCAGAATATCATAGCAGATGTTTTAAAACAAAATAATTTACCAGAAGGAATTTCTAGTATTATTAATGGAGATTACAAAGTAGGAGAAATGATGACGACTGATACTCGTGTCCCTTTAGTATCTGCTACAGGTTCTACAAGAATGGGAAGAATTGTTGGTGCAACTGTTGCAGGACGTTTCGGAAAATCTTTATTAGAATTAGGAGGAAATAATGCAATTATTATTACACCAACTGCTGATTTAAAAGTGGTTGTTCCTGGAGCTGTATTTGGAGCTGTAGGAACTTGTGGACAACGTTGTACCTCTACAAGAAGATTAATTATTCACGAATCTGTTTATGATAAAGTAAGAGATGCAATTGTTGGTGCTTATGGGCAATTAACAATAGGTAATCCTTTAGATGAAACAAATCATATTGGGCCGTTAATTGATCACGATTCTGTAAACACGTATTTAGCTGCTATTGAAAAAGCAAAAGCTGAAGGAGGAAACGTATTAGTTGAAGGTGGTGTTTTAACAGGTAAAGGATACGAAAGTGGATGTTACGTTAAACCAGCTATTATTGAAGCTGAAAATCATTTTGAAATTGTTCAACATGAAACTTTTGCTCCGATTTTATATTTAATGAAATATTCAGGAGAAGTAGAAAATGCTATTGAGAAACAAAATGGTGTTGCTCAAGGTTTATCTTCTGCAATTATGACCAATGAACTGAAAGAAGCTGAAAAGTTCTTATCATACGCTGGTTCTGATTGTGGTATTGCAAATGTAAACATCGGAACTTCTGGTGCTGAAATTGGTGGTGCTTTTGGAGGTGAAAAAGAAACAGGTGGTGGACGTGAGTCTGGGTCTGATGCTTGGAAAGTTTACATGAGAAGACAAACAAATACGGTAAATTATTCTGATGAATTGCCTTTAGCACAAGGAATAAAATTCGATTTATAA
- a CDS encoding ankyrin repeat domain-containing protein codes for MKTIVFTILAITLSFGTITASELNKSNIKTSIEYPNINTFCKLIVAGNYDAVKMLIENGTNINKKSTGLTPLMFAARYNKVEIVKLLIKKGAKLKVKSTRGYTALNYAKMSKANEAYKLLLNALDK; via the coding sequence ATGAAAACAATTGTATTTACCATATTAGCGATCACATTATCTTTCGGAACGATTACTGCTTCAGAATTGAACAAATCAAATATTAAAACTTCTATTGAATACCCAAATATTAATACCTTTTGTAAGTTAATTGTTGCAGGTAATTATGACGCTGTAAAAATGTTGATTGAAAACGGGACAAATATTAATAAAAAATCTACAGGCTTAACTCCCTTAATGTTTGCTGCAAGGTATAATAAAGTAGAAATTGTTAAATTATTAATTAAAAAAGGTGCTAAATTAAAAGTAAAATCTACAAGAGGTTATACTGCTCTTAATTATGCAAAAATGTCTAAAGCAAATGAAGCTTATAAGCTTTTATTAAATGCTCTAGATAAATAA
- a CDS encoding OmpA family protein, which translates to MSKKSTYLLGILLTIVVGSLLYWYLCCSVCCEKQSCDVNKTSKEASQDNVAKPKVKKPTFIPFSINDANGDFKFSIDESFNFNESNFVINNTVSENLNNGILNIKEYLDANGNKRFNITGYYTSNETNNSAFPNLGLARANSVKNYMTTKGISSKVINTFGGLKDDIVSDKNKDFLGPLSFDIFTRTDEATLKDKEFKEICETIKENPLKLYFDSGKAHINLSKEQREKFTSISSCIDKLGMIVQVIGHTDNTGNSENNMNLGQKRADFVKDYLVQNGILKENIETSSKGQNQPIANNATKEGRVKNRRIVVTITKSKK; encoded by the coding sequence ATGAGTAAAAAATCAACTTATTTATTAGGTATCTTGTTAACGATTGTTGTTGGTAGCCTTTTGTATTGGTATTTATGTTGTAGTGTTTGTTGTGAAAAACAAAGCTGTGATGTAAATAAAACAAGTAAAGAAGCATCCCAAGATAATGTTGCAAAACCTAAAGTAAAAAAACCAACTTTTATTCCATTCAGCATTAACGATGCTAATGGAGATTTTAAATTTTCAATTGATGAGAGCTTTAATTTTAACGAATCTAACTTTGTTATTAATAATACTGTTTCAGAAAATTTAAACAATGGTATTTTAAATATTAAAGAGTATTTAGATGCAAATGGAAACAAACGTTTTAATATTACAGGGTATTATACCAGTAATGAAACAAATAATTCAGCATTTCCAAATTTAGGTTTAGCAAGAGCTAATTCTGTAAAAAACTACATGACAACTAAAGGAATATCATCTAAAGTAATTAACACCTTTGGTGGATTAAAAGATGATATTGTTTCTGATAAAAATAAGGACTTCTTAGGGCCTTTATCGTTCGATATTTTTACAAGAACAGATGAGGCTACTTTAAAAGATAAAGAGTTTAAAGAAATTTGTGAAACAATTAAAGAGAATCCTTTAAAACTTTATTTTGATTCTGGTAAAGCTCATATTAATTTATCAAAAGAACAACGTGAAAAATTTACAAGTATTTCTAGTTGTATTGATAAACTAGGAATGATTGTTCAAGTAATAGGACATACAGATAATACTGGTAATTCTGAAAACAATATGAATCTTGGTCAAAAACGAGCAGATTTTGTGAAAGACTATTTGGTACAAAATGGTATTTTAAAAGAGAATATAGAAACTTCTTCAAAAGGTCAAAACCAACCAATTGCTAATAATGCAACCAAAGAAGGAAGAGTAAAAAACAGAAGAATTGTAGTAACAATAACTAAATCAAAAAAATAA
- a CDS encoding DUF1800 family protein, producing the protein MNTKQIQHLYNRIGFGITPFQLKKLIGKSQKQIIDSLFQESKKVTPVTIDISFALNLTKEDFKNKKRRRELTKISKEKILALNKAWLERLYNPSELLREKMTLFWANVFVCKDKDIRFFQRYNNLLRSHSLGSFKTFTKAIAKEPAMLKYLNNKQNRKKSPNENFARELMELFTLGQGNYTEKDIKESARAFTGYNHNFYGEFKFRKKQHDNGEKTFLDQTGYFEGDDIIDIILKQKQCARFICEKVYRYFVNNTINSNHVNEMVSKFYSNYNIEELMYFVLSSDWFYAEENIGVKIKSPIEFLVGMNTVVPFSIEKNKQSLFIQKLLGQVLLNPPNVAGWKGGRTWIDSNTIVTRLRLASVLLNNAEITYSDKGGLEEDVKDFSEKKLRRKIFIKVAADWNVFENNYPTRTNKELIDQVITSPINKGTLELLENSEFVSKRDFCVQLLSLPEYQLC; encoded by the coding sequence ATGAATACAAAACAGATTCAACATTTATATAACCGTATTGGTTTTGGAATTACTCCTTTTCAACTTAAAAAACTGATAGGTAAGTCTCAAAAACAAATTATTGATTCTCTTTTTCAAGAGTCAAAAAAAGTGACACCTGTTACTATTGATATCTCTTTTGCTTTAAATCTAACAAAAGAAGATTTTAAAAATAAAAAGAGACGAAGAGAGCTAACGAAAATAAGTAAAGAAAAAATATTAGCTTTAAACAAAGCTTGGTTAGAAAGACTGTATAACCCTTCGGAATTATTGCGTGAAAAAATGACCCTTTTTTGGGCAAACGTTTTTGTTTGTAAAGATAAAGATATTCGTTTTTTTCAACGATATAATAACTTATTGCGATCACATTCATTAGGAAGTTTTAAAACATTCACAAAAGCTATTGCTAAAGAACCAGCAATGTTAAAGTATTTAAATAATAAGCAAAATAGAAAGAAAAGTCCGAATGAAAATTTTGCACGTGAATTGATGGAGCTGTTTACTCTTGGACAAGGAAATTATACAGAAAAAGATATTAAAGAAAGTGCGAGAGCATTTACAGGATACAATCATAATTTTTATGGGGAGTTTAAATTTAGAAAGAAACAACATGATAATGGAGAGAAAACTTTTTTAGATCAGACAGGATATTTTGAAGGTGATGATATTATTGATATAATTTTAAAACAAAAGCAATGTGCTCGTTTTATATGTGAAAAAGTATATCGTTATTTTGTGAATAACACAATTAATTCTAATCATGTAAATGAAATGGTTTCGAAGTTTTATTCAAACTATAATATTGAAGAATTAATGTATTTTGTATTGAGTTCAGATTGGTTTTATGCTGAAGAAAATATAGGTGTGAAAATAAAATCACCAATCGAATTCCTAGTAGGAATGAATACTGTAGTTCCGTTTTCAATAGAAAAAAATAAACAAAGTTTATTTATTCAAAAATTATTAGGGCAAGTATTATTAAATCCACCAAATGTTGCTGGGTGGAAAGGAGGGAGGACATGGATTGATAGTAATACTATTGTTACTCGATTACGACTAGCATCTGTATTGTTAAATAATGCAGAAATTACCTATTCCGACAAAGGAGGATTAGAAGAAGATGTAAAAGATTTTAGTGAGAAAAAATTAAGAAGAAAAATATTTATAAAAGTAGCAGCAGATTGGAATGTTTTTGAAAATAATTATCCAACAAGAACTAATAAAGAATTAATTGATCAGGTTATTACGAGTCCTATAAATAAAGGAACTTTAGAATTACTAGAGAATAGCGAGTTTGTTTCAAAAAGAGATTTTTGTGTGCAATTATTATCGTTACCAGAATATCAATTATGTTAA